GCACGGTGGCGGCCTGTTGGGCGACGACCGCGGGGTGATAGCGGATCGTCGGGCAGGTGACATAGGTGTACAGGTCCACCCGCTCGGTAGCGTGTGCCACGGCGCCCAGCACCGCCCAGGCGTTGGGCGCATGCCCCTGTGACGTCAGCCACGGCGAGAAGTGGTCACTGCAGACCTCGAAGTCAAATCCGCGCTGCTCGGCCGAAACCGCATATTGCACAAGATCTTTGGGCCCGCTCTGCTCGGTCATCAAGGTATAGCCGAACTTGGTCATAGCAGCACGGGTACCCGGGTCCGACGGACGCAAACCACCCGCCGCGAGCGGTTAAAGCCGCTCTTTGACCGCCGCCGAGAGCCGGGCACCGTCGGCTTTGCCGGCCGCGATCGTGGTCGCGGCCTTCATGACCTGTCCCATCTGCTTCATGCCGGGGCGCTCGCCGATCGCCTCAGCAACCTGGGCGATGGCGGTGTCGACCACGTCAGCTACCTCGGCCTCGGTGAGCGGCGCGGGCAGATACTCGTCGATGATTCGCGCCTCGGCGTGCTCGTTGGCGGCGAGCTCGCCGCGGCCGTTTTGGGTGTAGATCTCGGCAGCCTCGCCACGCTTGCGGGATTCCCGGGCGAATACCTTGAGGATTTCGTCATCGGTGAGTTCCCTCGCCTGCTTGCCGGAAACTTCCTCGGTCTGGATCGCGGCCAGCAACATGCGCAGGGTCGCGGTCCGCAACTTATCCTGGGTCTTCATCGCCCCGGTGAGGTCCGCCCGAAGCCGGGCTTTGAGTTCCGCCATGCTGGAGACGCTACGCGCCCGGACGGCGCGGAGACTGCGCAGGCCAGCGGGGGGCTGGGCGCGAAACCGGGGAAGATTGAGAAATGCCCCGACCGTCGACAGGATGGAGCCCATGACCAACGACGACGGCTGCCGGACACGGTGAGCGCGCTACCACCTGGCTATCCGGGTAGTCCCCCGCCGGGAAGGCCCACACCCGACGGCTTTCTGCCACCGGCCTACGGCATGCCGCCCGCCGACGGCGGTCCGCCGCCCAGCTACGGGCCCCCGCCTGGTTACAGCCCGCCATCCGGCTACCCGCCCCCTGGTTACGGGCCGCCATCCGGCTACCCGCCGCCCGGCTACGGCCCGCCCTATGGTTATGTGCCCCCACCTGGCTACGGCCCGCCCCCCGGTTACGGCGCGCCCCCCGGCTACGGACCATCGCGCGGCCCGCAGTACGGCTCGCCCCAGCTGGCCCCGGGAGCGATCAAACCCGGAATCATCCCCCTTCGCCCGTTGAGCCTCAGCGACATCTTCAACGGCGCGGTCGGCTACATCCGCACCAACCCGAAGGCCACGTTGGGGTTGACCGCGATAGTCGTCGTGGCGATGCAGATCATTTCGTTGATCGCCACCGTCGGACCGATCGCCGCCTTCGGCGGGCTTAGGAGCGACCGATCAGCGGACATGAACTGGGGAGTCGTCGGCGCGTGGTTCGGTTCGATGGGGGTCGGCGTCCTGGTCACCTGGCTGGGCGGCATGCTGCTGTCCGGAATGCTCACCGTCATCGTCGGGCGCGCGGTATTCGGGGCACCGATCACGATCGGTGAGACGTGGGTCAGAATCCGGGGGCGGCTGGTTCCATTGCTCGGCCTCGCGCTGCTGGAGGCTGCCGTCATCGGGGTTCTGTTCGGGCTGTCGGCGGTGGTCATCGCGCTGATTGCGGCGATCGGTAATGCGGCCGCGGCGGTGCTGCTGGGTGTCCCGCTATTCATCGCCATGATCGCGCTGATGGTGTATCTGTACATGATCGTGCTGTTCGCACCGGTGCTGATCGTGCTGGAGCGACTGCCGGTACTCGACGCGATCACCAGATCCTTTGCGCTGCTTCGCAATGGCTTCTGGAGGGTACTGGGCATCCGGGTGCTGACGTTCATCGTGGTCGGTGTCGTGTCCGGCGCGATCAGCGCACCGTTCAGCATCGTCGGCCAGGTGATGCTCGCCGGAATGCCGTCCACCGGAATCCTGCTGCTGGGCACCGCGATCGCGTCCGTCGGATCGGCGATCGGCCAGATCATCACGGCGCCGTTCAACGCAGGCGTCGTCGTGTTGCTCTACACCGACCGTCGCATCCGTGCCGAGGCATTCGATTTGGTACTGCAATCCGGCGCCGCGAGCGGCCGCTACGCAGCCGACTCGACCGACAGCCTCTGGCTGACCCGGCCCTTTCCGGGCTGAGCGGCGACGACAGTGCCTTCTATCGACATCGACCGCGATGCCGCACATCAAGCCGCACAGGACGAACTCAGCAAACCGATATACACCAAGGCGTCCGCGATGCAACAGCTTCTCGATTGGATCAACGAGATGCTGTACCGGCTGCTGCAGACAAGCGCCTCGATACCCGGCGGTTGGTTGACCACCGCGGTACTGCTTACCCTGCTGGCCATCGCGGTCATCGTCGCCGTCCACATCGCTCGCCGCACCATGCGCAGTAGGCGACGCGGCGACTACCGGCTGTTCGAAGCCGTCCAGCTCACCGCGGCGCAACACCGTGATACCGCGGAACGTTATGCAGCAGAGGGGAATTGGACCGCGGCCATTCGTCACAGATTGCGCGCCATCGCCCGTCAGCTCGAAGAGACCGGTGTACTGAATCCCGCGCCCGGCCGTACCGCCAACGAGCTGGCGCGCGACGCCGGCGAGGTGCTGCCCCACCTGACAGACGAATTGTCCAGGGCAGCAACGGCGTTCAACGATGTCACCTACGGCGAAGTGCCCGGGACCCAATCCGCCTATCAGCTGATCGTTGACCTCGACGACCACTTGCGCATGCGGGCGCCTGCCGCTGCAGCCGCGGCCGGGTATCAAGCCCCGGTTCAATCGTGGGCGCAGGTGCGATGATGGCCACGATCACGTCCCGGCCCGTGGCCGCGACCAGCGGACGACGGCGGTCGTGGCGCGGGGTAACGCTCGCGCTGGTTGCGCTCGCGCTCATCGCCTGGATCGGTGCGTACCTGACCGCGCCGCGACCGGGTGCTCGCATGGACCCGGTGTCGACCGGACCCGACGGGGCCCACGCGCTGGTGGCCCTGCTGCGCGACGGCGGTGTCGACGTTGTGGTGGCCGATAGCGTCGCCGACGTCGAACGGGCGGCCCGCCCCGACACACTGATCCTGCTGGCGCAGAGCCAGTACCTGACGGAAGACATGCTGGAGCGGCTGGCCAAGGCACCCGGCGACGTGCTCCTGGTCGAGCCGACCGCGCGGACCCGCGAGGCGCTGCTGCCGGGCGTGCGCACCTCCGG
The DNA window shown above is from Mycobacterium sp. Aquia_216 and carries:
- a CDS encoding GatB/YqeY domain-containing protein, producing the protein MAELKARLRADLTGAMKTQDKLRTATLRMLLAAIQTEEVSGKQARELTDDEILKVFARESRKRGEAAEIYTQNGRGELAANEHAEARIIDEYLPAPLTEAEVADVVDTAIAQVAEAIGERPGMKQMGQVMKAATTIAAGKADGARLSAAVKERL
- a CDS encoding DUF4129 domain-containing protein, whose amino-acid sequence is MPSIDIDRDAAHQAAQDELSKPIYTKASAMQQLLDWINEMLYRLLQTSASIPGGWLTTAVLLTLLAIAVIVAVHIARRTMRSRRRGDYRLFEAVQLTAAQHRDTAERYAAEGNWTAAIRHRLRAIARQLEETGVLNPAPGRTANELARDAGEVLPHLTDELSRAATAFNDVTYGEVPGTQSAYQLIVDLDDHLRMRAPAAAAAAGYQAPVQSWAQVR
- a CDS encoding DUF7847 domain-containing protein; the encoded protein is MSALPPGYPGSPPPGRPTPDGFLPPAYGMPPADGGPPPSYGPPPGYSPPSGYPPPGYGPPSGYPPPGYGPPYGYVPPPGYGPPPGYGAPPGYGPSRGPQYGSPQLAPGAIKPGIIPLRPLSLSDIFNGAVGYIRTNPKATLGLTAIVVVAMQIISLIATVGPIAAFGGLRSDRSADMNWGVVGAWFGSMGVGVLVTWLGGMLLSGMLTVIVGRAVFGAPITIGETWVRIRGRLVPLLGLALLEAAVIGVLFGLSAVVIALIAAIGNAAAAVLLGVPLFIAMIALMVYLYMIVLFAPVLIVLERLPVLDAITRSFALLRNGFWRVLGIRVLTFIVVGVVSGAISAPFSIVGQVMLAGMPSTGILLLGTAIASVGSAIGQIITAPFNAGVVVLLYTDRRIRAEAFDLVLQSGAASGRYAADSTDSLWLTRPFPG